The Fuscovulum sp. sequence GCCTTCGCAGCACAGCCCGCAACACGCGGCCACTTCAACACACCGTCAAACGGAACAGGTCCAAATGAACGCGGCGCGCCCTGCAAAGGCGCGCCGTCTTCCTTTGTCAGCCCCAAACCCGGCAACTGCCAGACCGGGGATAAGGCCCCGTTCTCAGGTCGCCTGCGGACCCGGGAACGGGAATTCCAGCGTGCGGGCGTTCAGGAACGCCTGTTCGTTGAACCGCAGGAAGCGCATCGTATCGGCGCGCGACGCCAGATAGCTGTCCCAGATGCGGCGGGTCAGATCGTCACCCGCGTCATAGCTTTCCTGGATCACCTCGCCCGCAGCCTTGCCCAGCGCCTCCAGCACCGGCCGCTCCAGACGGCGGAACTCGACGCCATGCTCCACCCGCAGCGTCTCCATCGCGCGGCCGGATTGCAGGTCGTATTCCACCTTCATATCCTCATGTCCCGCATGGGCAGCAGCGCGGATGATTTCCTGCAAATCGGCGGGCAATTCCTGAAACTTGGCGGTATTCAGCATCAGCTGCACCGTGCCGCCGGGTTCCTGAACGCCGGGGCCATAGGACAGCTTGGCAACCTGATGGAATCCCATCGGCAGGTCGTTCACCGGCCCGATGAATTCTGCCGCGTCCACGGCGCCCGATTGCAGCGCCGCGAAGATCTCGCCACCCGGCAGCAGCACCGGGGTCGCGCCCAGTTTCTTGACCATTTCGCCGCCCAGACCCGGCATCCGGATTTTCAGACCCTGAAAATCCTCTGGGGTGTTGATCTCTTTCTTGAACCAGCCAAAGGACTGGGCCGAAGTCTGGCCCGCTGGCAGCGACAGGATTCCGAACTGGCTGTTCAGCTCATCCCAAAGCGCCTGCCCGCCGCCATGCAACAGCCACGCCGCCTGTTCATCCCCTGTCATCCCGAAAGGCACCGCGAAAAAGGCCGCCAGCATAGGATGCTTGCCCACATGGTAGAACGATGCGTCATGGCCCATCTCGGCCGTGCCATCCATCACCGCGTCCATGCAGCCCAGCGCGGGGACAAGCTCACCTGCGGCAAAGACGTTGATCTTCAGCCGCCCGCCCGACATCGCCTCGATCCGCCGCGCCAGCCGCTCGGCCCCCACGCCCACGCCCGGCAGCCCTTTGGGCCAGGAATGGACCATACGCCATTCGATGGTGCCCTGCGCGATTGCGGGCGCGGCAAGCCCTGCCGCTGCCACGGCCGCCCCGCCCCCCAGAACAGTTTTCGTCAGAAAGTCGCGTCTCTTCATTCGTTCCTCCCGCTGCCATTTGCATTGGCGGCGGAACCCGCTCCCGGACCCGCCGCAGTGGCGTTGGAATTGGAGACGGTTCGTCACAGAGCAACAGGCAAAGCCGCGGAAAATGGTCTTTTAGGAGAAAACTATCGAAAGCTATCGGCGCTAACTATTCCGTTTAAAAAAACCTATCCGTCGCCCTTGCATTCCCGAAAACGGCGGCAATCTAGCGCAAATGTGCCGGGACCAAACCCGATCGCACAGACGAACAGGGACAGCGTGGGTGGCATCGCGGCCAAGACCGGCGGGCCATTGACGCGACAGGGAGAGAGCAAGGAATGGCAACAGTGTATGCCGGGCCAGAGCCCGGCTGGGTACGTGCTGCGGCGCGTGTCGTGGGCGTGATTGACGGTCTATGCCGCTGGAGCGGCTATGTTGTCGCCTGGGCGACGCTGGCCACGGTGATCTTGTGCTTTGCCACAGTCTACCTGCGCTACGTCATGGGCACCGGCCTGATCTGGTTGCAGGAAGCCTATATCTGGACCCATGTCGTCGTGATCGTGATGGGCGCGGGCTACACGATGATGAGCGGCGGCTTTGTCCGGGTGGACGTGTTCTATTCCCACTGGTCCGTCCGGCGCCGGGCGTTGTCAGACATGATGATGACGCTCCTCCTGCTGCTGCCCTTCCTGCTGATCTTCGGCTACGGGGTATGGACGTTCTGGACAGCGTCTTATGCGGCCGACGAAGGGTCGCTCAACCCCGGCGGCATGGGCAACTACTGGATCCTGAAGGCCACGCTCTTGGGCTTCATCCTGCTTGTCGGGCTACAGGGCGCGGCCTTCGTGCTGCGCGGATTGATGGTCCTTGCGGGGCATGAACGCCACGCGCTCAACCACGGCGGCCACGGCGCCGACCAGACCCTTTAGGCCATAGGAGATACCCATGGACGCGGCACTTCTTGGCCAGCTGATGGCAGCAGGCCTGTTTCTGCTCATCATCTTTTTCCTCATGTCGGGCTACATCGTGGCCTTCACCCTTGGCGGTCTCGCGATCCTCGTGGGGTTTGCGGGCATCGCCGTCGGGGCATTCGATCAATCCCTTTTCGCCGCCCTGCCAAACCGCTTCTGGGGGGTGATTACGAATCCGGTCCTTGTAGCCGTGCCCCTCTTTGTCTTCATGGGGGTGGTACTGGAACGATCGGGCATCGCGGAATCCCTGCTCACCACCATGGGGCAACTTTTCGGCTCGCTCAGGGGCGGTCTTGCCCTGTCGGTGGTCCTTGTGGGCGCGCTGCTCGCTGCGGCCACGGGTGTCGTCGGGGCAACCGTCGTCACCATGGGCCTGCTCAGCTTGCCTGCCATGATGCGCGCAGGCTATGATCCGAAACTCGCCACCGGCACAATCTGCGCGGCAGGCACGCTGGGCCAAATCATCCCACCCTCTACCGTGCTGATTTTCCTAGCCGACATCCTGCAGGGCGCCAATTCCGCCGCCCAACTGTCGCTCGGGAACTTCGCTCCGGATACCGTGTCGGTCGGAGACCTGTTTGCCGGTGCAATCCTGCCCAGCCTCGTACTCGTGGCCATGTTCATCCTCTACATTGTCTGGAAAGCGATCTTCCATCCTGAGACATGCCCCCCGGTCGCGATGACGGCAGCCGAAAAGGCCGGGCTCGGCCTGCGGATCGTCGGCGCACTGATCCCGCCGCTTCTGCTCATCGTTTCGGTTCTGGGGTCCATCGTCGCGGGTGTCGCAACGCCTACGGAAAGCGCAAGTGTCGGCGCGGTTGGGGCGCTGTTCCTCGCCGCGGTCAAACTGTTCGCCGACGCCTATCTCGGGGCCGAGGGCGACCCGCGCCGCGACATCCGTCTGTTCTGGTTCTGGTTGGTGGCGCTCATCGCGCTTGCCGCCACGGCCTGGCTCTTTGGCGCGGCGGGCCTGCTCAACACAATGCTGGTTCTGCTGGGTCTTGCCCTTCTTGTCATTCTGATCCGCGGCGACCTGCGGCGCAGCTATGTTCAAACGCTTTTCCGCTCTTCGATCTCCACCATGTCGATCACTTCGATGGTCTTCATCATCCTGCTTGGCGCCACGGCCTTCGCCTTGGTGTTCACCCAACTTGGCGGCACCGATATGGTGCGCGGCTTCCTCGAACAGATGCCCGGCGGTCAGTTCGGCGCTCTGTTGGTCGTTTTCCTGATCATCTTCGTGCTGGGCTTCTTTCTTGACACCTTCGAGATCATCTTCATCGTGATCCCGATAACCGCCCCGGTGCTGCTGATCATGGGGGTGGATCCAATCTGGCTGGGGGTGATGATCGGCTTGCTGTTGCAGACCTCCTTCCTGACACCACCCTTCGGCTTCTCGCTCTTCTACCTGCGCGGGGTGGCACCACGCACGATCACCACACCGATGATCTATCGTGGGGTCGTGCCTTTCATCGTGATCCAGCTTATCGCCCTCGCCGTGCTTTGGATGTTCCCCGAAATGGCCACCTGGCTTCCGAACGAACTGTTCCGCTCGGATGCGCCTGGCACCGAAGATGCCCCACCCCCACCGCCCTCATTCGACGAAGGCGGTGGCGAGGATGAATTCCTGTAAGCCTCCGATGCGCGATCTTCCCAGCCTCCGGCAGCTTGAATACTTCGTGGCCCTTGTCGACACCGGCAGCTTCAAGGCCGCCGCCGACCAATGCGGCATCAGCCAGCCCTCGCTTTCGGTCCAGCTTGCCACGCTGGAAAAGCGGCTGGGCCAGCGGCTGGTGGAACGGGGCCGCACGGGCGTGATACCAACTCTGGCCGGGCGCGAGGTTCACGACCGCGCCCGCGCTATCCTTGACGCGGCACAGACCCTGGTCAACCGCTTCGACCTGCCGCGCACGGGCCTGTCGGGAACGATCCGCTTCGGCGCTTCGGGAACGCTGGGCCCCTACCTGCTGCCCCATGTCATCGCGCGGCTACATGCCCGCCACCCGGACCTGCAGCTCTTCATCCGCGAAGCCCCGCCCGAGGCGCTGGCCGCCGGCCTGGCGCGCGGTGATTTCGACATGATCCTCGTGCAATTGCCGGTGCGCGGCGATGTCACGCCCATCCGGCTGTTTCGCGAACCGCTGGAAATCGTGGTGGCCCGCGATCACCCTTTCGCGGGCCGCGACCGCATCCCGCGCGAAGAACTGCGCGGCCAGACGGTGCTCGCGCTCGGGCCCGCCTTCGCCCTGCGCCAGCAGGTGGCAGACCTTTGCGAAACACTGGGCGCAAGGTTGCGCGCGGATTACGAAGGCACCAGCCTTGATGCGATACGCCTCATGGCCGGCATGGGCATGGGTATCGCTTTCCTGCCTGCACTCTATGTCCGGTCCGAAATCGGCCCGGATGACCGTGACGTCGCGGTCGTCTCCCTCGAAGGCCCGCGCACCTTGCGCTCGGTCGGCCTCGTCACCCGCAGCAACAGCGCCGATGACGCCGCCCCCCGCATCGCCCGCCTGATCCAGACCGTCGCCCGCGAGGTTTTCGCAGGCACCCTCGTCTTGGAACCCCTATGAACTTTGGCATAGCCCGACCCCAAAGGAAGGCGCGAGCCAACAGTCACAGCGCGGTCTGGGCAGACCACACCCACAGCCGGGCCTGACCGGAAAACCCTTCCATCACGGGTATTTCCGGATCAATCCTGATATGTTTGTGAAAGGAAGTGGTGCCGCTGAAGGGACTCGAACCCCCGACCCCATCATTACGAATGACGTGCTCTACCAGCTGAGCTACAGCGGCTTGGTGGCGGGCTATTAGCACCCCTCTCGCGCGGTGTGTAGCCCCCTTTCACAGAAAAATGCGCCTCCGGGAAAACTCCTTAGCGGCTGAAATCGTCGATCACCGCTACGCCGGGCGGCATCGGGCCACCAAAGGCGCGCAATTCGGCCGAAGCGCCCGACAGGGGCACCGTCCGCGCAATCAGCGGGCTCATGTCAACAACGCCGCGCGTGATCATGTCCAGCAGCGACGGGTACTTCCACGACGGCATCCCGCGCGTGCCAAACAGCGCCAATTGCTTCATGTAGACCGCGTTCATGTTGATCTCCATCCGGGCGGTATGGCCCACGGGCAGGCCCACCTGCACATGGCGCCCCAAAGTCCGCAGCCCCTCGATCGACGCATTCGCCGTGGCCTCGATCCCCAGCGCCTCGATCGACACATGCGCGCCACCGCCAGTCGCCTCGATGATCCGGGCCGCCACATCGCCCGCTCGCGCATCAATCGCCGCCTCAGCGCCCAGCGCCAAAGCATGGCTCAGCTTTTCCGCCACCACATCCACCACTACCACCCGCGCGCCCAGCGCCCGACCAAGGATCAGCGCCGACAGCCCGATCCCGCCCGTGCCATGCACCGCCAGCCACTCCCCCGCCCGCAGATCGGCCCGCCCCGTCAAGGCATGCCACGCGGTCGTTACCCGGCAGCCTAGCCCCGCCGCCAGAACAGGCGTGATGCTTTCCGGCAACCGCGCAAGGTTATGGGCATGGGGAACCGAGATGTATTCGGCATATGCCCCCGGCTCGCCGAAACCCGGAACGCGCTGCGTCTTGCAGGTGTTGGACAGGCCCGCCCGGCATTCCGGGCAATCGCCACAGGCGAGGATAAAGGGTGCGATCACCCGGTCCCCCACCTGCCAGCGGGCAAGCGGCCCTGCCTCCACCACCTCGCCGCAATATTCGTGCCCCGGAATGGCGCCCGGCTTCACCTTGGGGTGCTCACCCACCCAGCCGTGCCAGTCGCTGCGGCAAATCCCGCAGGCCAGCACGCGCAGCACCACGCCATCCGGCTCGCAAACCGGATCAGGGACAGTCTCGATCACCAGATCGCTGTTATAGGCTTTCAGAATTGCCGCGCGCATCGCATCCCCCCGCTTCGTCAGGATCAAGGGATGCCAGCAAAGGCCGCAGGTCTAGACAGAACCCGACACCGCCCGTCGGCTTCGGCCGATCAGAGGATCTCGACCCGGTAGCCTTCGATCACCGTATTGGCGAGCAGCTTTTCGCACATCGCCTTGACGTCAGCCTCGGCCTTGGCGCGGTCCGTCTCGGCCAGGTCGAGTTCGATCACCTTGCCCTGCCGCACGCCATTCACTCCGGCAAAGCCCATCGTGCCCAACGCGTGGCGCACCGCCTCACCCTGCGGGTCCAGAACGCCGGTCTTCAGCATGACGGTCACGCGCGCTTTCATATCATCCCCCGGGGCAGAAATTCTTGGCCCGTCCTAGCGCCCCGCCCCGTCCGGGGCAAGGCACCAGATCGGCGCATTCAGTTGATCAGCGTAGGCTTGGGCTTGTGCGTCACATTCGACGGCAACACACCCAACCGCCGCGCCAGTTCCGTATAGACATCCGCCATCGGGCCGGGTTCGCGCACCAGCCCCTCGCGCTCCATCGCCTCGGATGCCGTGCGCACATCCCACAAGCGGCAGGAATCAGGGCTGATCTCATCGGCCACGATCAGACGCATGTAATCGCCCTCCCAGACCCGGCCCACTTCCAGCCGGAAATCCGCAAGCCGGATGCCCACGCCCATCATCACACCCGACAGGAAATCGTTCACCCGCAGCGCCAGCGCCACCATGTCATCCAGGTCCTGCTGGCTGGCCCAGTTGAACGCGATGATATGCTCTTCGCTCACCATGGGCGTGCCCAGCCGTTCGTCCTTGTAGTAGTATTCGACAATCGGGCGCGGCAGCGGCGTGCCTTCGGGAATGCCCAACCGTTCGGACAGCGCACCTGCGGCAAAGTTCCGCACGACCACCTCCAGCGGAATGATCTCGGCCATCCGCACCAGCTGTTCGCGCATGTTCAGACGGCGGATGAAATGCGTGGGCACCCCGATGGAATTCAGCCCGGTCATGAAGAATTCCGATAGCCGGTTGTTCAGCACACCCTTGCCTTCAACAGCGGCAGGCGACGGAATGGCGGCAGTCGGCGCGCTGTCATCCTTGAAATACTGGATCAGAGTGCCCGGCTCCGGCCCTTCATACAGGATCTTCGCCTTGCCCTCGTAAACCTTCTTGCGACGCGCCATGAATTCTCCGCCGGAAATGCCGATGGCGGGGTCACCCCATGGTTCCCCGCCTGCTTCACGCGGCTATAAGCCAAGCCGCCCTTCGCCGCAAGCGGACCCACGGAAACCGCAACGGGCAAACCACCCCCCGCCCCCTTGCAGCGCGGGCAGGCTGCGGGCATATGAAGGGGCAAGCAACTCAGGATCAAGGGGCCCCACATGTCCACCTTCGACGACCGCGAACGCGCATTCGAATCCAAATTCGCTCATGACGCCGACATGCAATTCCGCGCCGAAGCGCGCCGGAACAAGCTGGTGGGTCTCTGGGCCGCGGGTCTGCTGGGCAAATCCGATGACGCCGCTGCCGAATACGCCATGAGCGTGGTGTCCGCCGATTTCGAAGAAGCCGGGATCGAGGATGTGGTCCGCAAGGTTGCCGCCGATCTG is a genomic window containing:
- a CDS encoding hydrogen peroxide-inducible genes activator yields the protein MRDLPSLRQLEYFVALVDTGSFKAAADQCGISQPSLSVQLATLEKRLGQRLVERGRTGVIPTLAGREVHDRARAILDAAQTLVNRFDLPRTGLSGTIRFGASGTLGPYLLPHVIARLHARHPDLQLFIREAPPEALAAGLARGDFDMILVQLPVRGDVTPIRLFREPLEIVVARDHPFAGRDRIPREELRGQTVLALGPAFALRQQVADLCETLGARLRADYEGTSLDAIRLMAGMGMGIAFLPALYVRSEIGPDDRDVAVVSLEGPRTLRSVGLVTRSNSADDAAPRIARLIQTVAREVFAGTLVLEPL
- a CDS encoding alcohol dehydrogenase catalytic domain-containing protein → MRAAILKAYNSDLVIETVPDPVCEPDGVVLRVLACGICRSDWHGWVGEHPKVKPGAIPGHEYCGEVVEAGPLARWQVGDRVIAPFILACGDCPECRAGLSNTCKTQRVPGFGEPGAYAEYISVPHAHNLARLPESITPVLAAGLGCRVTTAWHALTGRADLRAGEWLAVHGTGGIGLSALILGRALGARVVVVDVVAEKLSHALALGAEAAIDARAGDVAARIIEATGGGAHVSIEALGIEATANASIEGLRTLGRHVQVGLPVGHTARMEINMNAVYMKQLALFGTRGMPSWKYPSLLDMITRGVVDMSPLIARTVPLSGASAELRAFGGPMPPGVAVIDDFSR
- a CDS encoding TRAP transporter small permease subunit, giving the protein MATVYAGPEPGWVRAAARVVGVIDGLCRWSGYVVAWATLATVILCFATVYLRYVMGTGLIWLQEAYIWTHVVVIVMGAGYTMMSGGFVRVDVFYSHWSVRRRALSDMMMTLLLLLPFLLIFGYGVWTFWTASYAADEGSLNPGGMGNYWILKATLLGFILLVGLQGAAFVLRGLMVLAGHERHALNHGGHGADQTL
- a CDS encoding TRAP transporter large permease subunit, with amino-acid sequence MDAALLGQLMAAGLFLLIIFFLMSGYIVAFTLGGLAILVGFAGIAVGAFDQSLFAALPNRFWGVITNPVLVAVPLFVFMGVVLERSGIAESLLTTMGQLFGSLRGGLALSVVLVGALLAAATGVVGATVVTMGLLSLPAMMRAGYDPKLATGTICAAGTLGQIIPPSTVLIFLADILQGANSAAQLSLGNFAPDTVSVGDLFAGAILPSLVLVAMFILYIVWKAIFHPETCPPVAMTAAEKAGLGLRIVGALIPPLLLIVSVLGSIVAGVATPTESASVGAVGALFLAAVKLFADAYLGAEGDPRRDIRLFWFWLVALIALAATAWLFGAAGLLNTMLVLLGLALLVILIRGDLRRSYVQTLFRSSISTMSITSMVFIILLGATAFALVFTQLGGTDMVRGFLEQMPGGQFGALLVVFLIIFVLGFFLDTFEIIFIVIPITAPVLLIMGVDPIWLGVMIGLLLQTSFLTPPFGFSLFYLRGVAPRTITTPMIYRGVVPFIVIQLIALAVLWMFPEMATWLPNELFRSDAPGTEDAPPPPPSFDEGGGEDEFL
- a CDS encoding TRAP transporter substrate-binding protein, which codes for MKRRDFLTKTVLGGGAAVAAAGLAAPAIAQGTIEWRMVHSWPKGLPGVGVGAERLARRIEAMSGGRLKINVFAAGELVPALGCMDAVMDGTAEMGHDASFYHVGKHPMLAAFFAVPFGMTGDEQAAWLLHGGGQALWDELNSQFGILSLPAGQTSAQSFGWFKKEINTPEDFQGLKIRMPGLGGEMVKKLGATPVLLPGGEIFAALQSGAVDAAEFIGPVNDLPMGFHQVAKLSYGPGVQEPGGTVQLMLNTAKFQELPADLQEIIRAAAHAGHEDMKVEYDLQSGRAMETLRVEHGVEFRRLERPVLEALGKAAGEVIQESYDAGDDLTRRIWDSYLASRADTMRFLRFNEQAFLNARTLEFPFPGPQAT
- the purS gene encoding phosphoribosylformylglycinamidine synthase subunit PurS, translating into MKARVTVMLKTGVLDPQGEAVRHALGTMGFAGVNGVRQGKVIELDLAETDRAKAEADVKAMCEKLLANTVIEGYRVEIL
- a CDS encoding DUF1476 domain-containing protein — encoded protein: MSTFDDRERAFESKFAHDADMQFRAEARRNKLVGLWAAGLLGKSDDAAAEYAMSVVSADFEEAGIEDVVRKVAADLAGHASADDVRAKMTELLPVAKAQLMSEL
- a CDS encoding phosphoribosylaminoimidazolesuccinocarboxamide synthase, with translation MARRKKVYEGKAKILYEGPEPGTLIQYFKDDSAPTAAIPSPAAVEGKGVLNNRLSEFFMTGLNSIGVPTHFIRRLNMREQLVRMAEIIPLEVVVRNFAAGALSERLGIPEGTPLPRPIVEYYYKDERLGTPMVSEEHIIAFNWASQQDLDDMVALALRVNDFLSGVMMGVGIRLADFRLEVGRVWEGDYMRLIVADEISPDSCRLWDVRTASEAMEREGLVREPGPMADVYTELARRLGVLPSNVTHKPKPTLIN